The Populus alba chromosome 6, ASM523922v2, whole genome shotgun sequence genome contains a region encoding:
- the LOC118055704 gene encoding uncharacterized protein At2g24330 isoform X1, producing the protein MGRGDNKETAGIADSDSVKMTRRSGSGGFLSRLWKAVFRPHGDDFEKRLQHISKEEAAVLARINRRSRTRRKIIRHLIVFSVLFEVIAVGYAIMTTRSMDLNWKMRAFRVLPMFLLPALSSLAYSAFVSFTRMCFFHEVDRRDQNTLERLRAERQAKIDELKEKTNYYTTQQLIQRYDPDPAAKAAAATVLASKLGADSGMKVYLGDESKPTTPTGKINDVEPVQGSGLRNRKQVHTRSSSAGSTLAQHSGEEMPRSEQSKGPLTSEHSQLVEHGNLQGYTAYDGGWVARIAALLVGEDPTQSYALICGNCHMHNGLARKEDFPYITYYCPHCRSLNQPKQLEERVSVSSSPDLSTLRKGTGGSAEPIINAGDSPSDDSILASNSRDGAGSEIVEVTETIASREVTS; encoded by the exons ATGGGCAGGGGGGACAATAAGGAGACAGCAGGCATAGCCGACAGCGATTCTGTTAAAATGACGCGGAGGAGCGGAAGTGGAGGCTTCCTATCCCGTCTTTGGAAGGCTGTCTTTAGACCGCATGGCGACGACTTCGAGAAGAGACTGCAACACATTTCTAAGGAAGAGGCTGCTGTTTTGGCTAGAATCAATCGGAGATCCCGTACTCGGAGGAAGATCATTCGCCATCTTATTGTTTTCTCTGTCCTTTTTGAG GTCATCGCAGTCGGCTATGCTATTATGACTACAAGATCAATGGATTTGAATTGGAAGATGAGAGCTTTTCGAGTCTTACCAATGTTTCTTCTGCCTGCTTTATCATCCCTTGCTTATTCTGCCTTTGTAAGCTTCACCAGGATGT GTTTCTTTCATGAAGTTGATCGCAGAGATCAAAACACTCTGGAGAGGCTTCGGGCTGAAAGGCAAGCAAAAATTGATGAACTTAAAGAGAAGACAAATTACTATACGACACAGCAGCTAATTCAg AGATATGATCCTGACCCAGCAGCTAAGGCAGCTGCTGCAACTGTCCTTGCATCTAAGCTGGGTGCGGATTCTGGCATGAAGGTTTATCTGGGAGATGAATCTAAGCCTACTACTCCTACAGGGAAGATTAATGACGTTGAGCCTGTACAAGGTAGTGGACTCAGAAATAGAAAGCAAGTGCACACAAGGTCCAGTAGTGCAGGGAGCACGCTGGCGCAGCATTCTGGTGAAGAAATGCCACGTTCTGAGCAAAGCAAAGGTCCTCTGACATCTGAGCATAGTCAGCTTGTTGAGCATGGCAATCTGCAGGGATATACTGCATATGATGGGGGATGGGTTGCTCGAATTGCGGCATTGCTTGTGGGTGAGGATCCAACACAATCATATGCACTGATATGTGGCAACTGCCATATGCACAATG GGCTTGCTAGGAAGGAGGATTTTCCATACATTACATATTACTGCCCACATTGTCGTTCCCTGAACCAGCCAAAACAACTAGAAGAGCGTGTTTCTGTTTCTAGCTCCCCTGATTTGAGCACTTTGAGGAAAGGGACGGGGGGTAGCGCTGAACCCATCATCAATGCTGGTGATTCTCCGAGTGATGATAGTATACTTGCAAGTAACAGCCGTGATGGAGCTGGTTCTGAGATTGTGGAAGTAACAGAGACGATAGCATCACGGGAGGTTACTAGTTAA
- the LOC118055707 gene encoding protein arginine N-methyltransferase 1.5 isoform X1 has translation MQLQYKKATPYSLAVAVAVLVKSRRRRRRGKMPLGERAGFEKSQSRYRGVETEFNDNVPQLLNFNLSTGAFDFVVAILMNPSYRPSLLEEDGVLPFAASDLVLSPSPWSSHVVGKNSSWIDLDSEDETLRMDSETTLKQEIAWANHLSIQVWYEWCVTSPDPSAIHNSSGRSYWVGL, from the exons ATGCAG CTGCAATACAAAAAAGCTACTCCCTACTCCCTGGCAGTAGCAGTAGCTGTACTAGTGAAGAGCAGGAGGAGGCGAAGAAGAGGCAAAATGCCGCTGGGTGAAAGGGCAGGATTTGAAAAGAGTCAATCTCGATACCGCGGAGTGGAGACAGAGTTCAACGATAACGTGCCTCAGCTTCTCAATTTTAATCTCTCTACCGGCGCCTTCGACTTCGTTGTCGCTATTCTG ATGAATCCCTCATATCGGCCCAGCTTGTTGGAAGAAGACGGGGTTCTTCCATTTGCTGCATCAGACCTAGTTTTGAGTCCCTCTCCGTGGAGCAGTCATGTTGTTG GAAAAAATAGTTCTTGGATTGACTTGGATTCGGAGGATGAAACTCTTCGGATGGATTCCGAAACCACATTGAAGCAAGAAATAGCTTGGGCTAATCATCTATCTATACAG GTTTGGTATGAATGGTGTGTGACATCTCCCGACCCATCAGCTATTCACAACAGCAGTGGTCGTTCATACTGGGTTGGTCTCTAG
- the LOC118055707 gene encoding protein arginine N-methyltransferase 1.5 isoform X2, whose product MQLQYKKATPYSLAVAVAVLVKSRRRRRRGKMPLGERAGFEKSQSRYRGVETEFNDNVPQLLNFNLSTGAFDFVVAILMNPSYRPSLLEEDGVLPFAASDLVLSPSPWSSHVVGKNSSWIDLDSEDETLRMDSETTLKQEIAWANHLSIQACVLPSPKGASCANYAR is encoded by the exons ATGCAG CTGCAATACAAAAAAGCTACTCCCTACTCCCTGGCAGTAGCAGTAGCTGTACTAGTGAAGAGCAGGAGGAGGCGAAGAAGAGGCAAAATGCCGCTGGGTGAAAGGGCAGGATTTGAAAAGAGTCAATCTCGATACCGCGGAGTGGAGACAGAGTTCAACGATAACGTGCCTCAGCTTCTCAATTTTAATCTCTCTACCGGCGCCTTCGACTTCGTTGTCGCTATTCTG ATGAATCCCTCATATCGGCCCAGCTTGTTGGAAGAAGACGGGGTTCTTCCATTTGCTGCATCAGACCTAGTTTTGAGTCCCTCTCCGTGGAGCAGTCATGTTGTTG GAAAAAATAGTTCTTGGATTGACTTGGATTCGGAGGATGAAACTCTTCGGATGGATTCCGAAACCACATTGAAGCAAGAAATAGCTTGGGCTAATCATCTATCTATACAG GCATGCGTTCTTCCTTCTCCCAAGGGTGCATCCTGTGCTAATTATGCTAGGTGA
- the LOC118055706 gene encoding uncharacterized protein: MEKEWWEGGSDESRLLIAPAPSLTAGDAAAGINGCLLLLRHPKSGNATNYLLSNDNEGAVLQELHWFKQSHTSWFLGDYVSQDGSLYTATPVDPVFILLPIFEEARMKKRDDLGKFRQLDEIIFINDYPGYQHLMSIAENCMGVVCEIKEIGSSKFFRLDDSKVLAWLYCKVFQLKKALCSLDKNYAAQDEKYTLAEAVSILGEYVKEEPWLMLLLDHLKLNLLEVTSKVPEAENFPTNSEHNPVSSSLLQEKGRSEDKTKRSGKQAKKAKVETESRNIREMFRRACRKS; this comes from the exons ATGGAAAAGGAATGGTGGGAAGGCGGCAGCGATGAGTCTCGTCTTCTGATCGCCCCTGCGCCTTCGCTCACTGCAGGAG ATgctgctgctggaattaatggaTGCTTGTTACTGCTTCGACATCCAAAATCgg GGAACGCGACAAACTATCTCCTTAGTAATGATAATGAGGGAGCTGTGCTCCAAGAACTTCACTGGTTCAAGCAATCACATACGTCTTGGTTTCTTGGCGATTATGTTTCTCAAg ATGGCAGCCTATACACTGCCACTCCTGTCGatcctgtttttattttgttgcccATTTTTGAGGAAGCTAGAATGAAG AAGAGGGATGATCTAGGGAAGTTCAGGCAATTAGATGAGATCATATTCATCAATGACTATCCTGGGTATCAGCATCTAATGTCCATTGCAGAGAACTGTATGGGAGTAGTTTGTGAAATCAAAG AAATTGGATCTTCCAAGTTTTTTCGGCTGGATGATTCAAAGGTGTTAGCTTGGCTGTACTGCAAG GTGTTCCAATTAAAAAAGGCTCTATGCTCATTGGACAAGAACTATGCTGCTCAAGATGAGAAATATACAT TAGCTGAAGCGGTTTCAATATTAGGGGAGTACGTGAAGGAAGAGCCGTGGTTGATGCTTCTGTTAGATCATTTGAA ATTAAATTTACTCGAGGTAACTAGTAAAGTACCAGAAGCTGAAAATTTTCCGACCAATTCCGAACATAATCCAGTTTCTTCCAGTTTGTTACAG GAAAAGGGTAGGAGTGAAGATAAAACAAAGAGAAGTGGAAAGCAAGCTAAAAAGGCCAAGGTGGAGACAGAAtcaaggaacataagagaaatGTTTCGCAGGGCTTGCAGGAAAAGCTAA
- the LOC118055705 gene encoding uncharacterized protein At2g24330 — MGGEDNKETAADSQDSSSPAVKKKRSGGGIISRVWKAVFRPHGDDFEKRLQHISKEEAAVLSRINRRSRNRRKITRHLIVFSVLFEVIAVGYAIMTTRSMDLNWKMRAFRILPMFLLPALSSLAYSAFVSFTRMCDRRDKKTLERLHAERQEKIDELKEKTNYYSTQQLIQRYDPDPAAKAAAATVLASKLGADSGLKVYVGDESKPTLPTGKSNDAEFVQASGLRNRKQAHTTSSSSGSTLVQHSDEEMPLSVQSEGPLTSEHNQLVVEHYTPQGYTTYDGGWVARIAALLVGEDPTQSYALICGNCHMHNGLARKEDFPYITYYCPHCRALNQPKQLEERVSGSSSPDLSTLRKGTGGSAEPISNAGDSPSDDSVLASNSLDGAGSEIEEVTETIASREVTS, encoded by the exons ATGGGCGGGGAGGACAATAAGGAGACAGCCGCCGATAGTCAAGACTCATCATCACCTGCCGTTAAGAAGAAGCGCAGCGGCGGAGGTATTATATCCCGTGTTTGGAAGGCTGTCTTTAGGCCTCACGGTGACGATTTCGAGAAGAGACTGCAACACATTTCTAAGGAGGAGGCTGCTGTTTTATCTCGAATCAATCGGAGATCCCGCAATCGGAGGAAGATCACTCGCCATCTCATTGTTTTCTCTGTCCTTTTTGAG GTTATTGCAGTCGGTTATGCTATCATGACCACAAGATCAATGGATTTGAATTGGAAGATGAGGGCTTTTCGAATCTTACCAATGTTTCTTTTGCCTGCTTTATCATCCCTTGCGTATTCTGCCTTTGTAAGCTTCACCAGGATGT GTGATCGCAGAGATAAAAAAACTCTGGAGAGGCTTCACGCTGAAAGGCAAGAGAAAATTGATGAACTTAAAGAGAAGACAAATTATTATTCGACTCAGCAGCTCATTCAG AGATATGATCCTGACCCGGCAGCAAAGGCAGCTGCTGCAACTGTCCTTGCATCTAAGCTGGGTGCAGATTCTGGCTTGAAAGTGTACGTTGGAGATGAATCTAAGCCAACTCTTCCTACAGGGAAGAGTAATGATGCTGAGTTTGTGCAAGCTAGTGGGCTCAGAAATAGAAAACAAGCGCACACAACATCCAGCAGTTCAGGGAGCACTCTGGTACAGCATTCTGATGAAGAAATGCCACTTTCTGTGCAAAGTGAAGGTCCTCTGACATCTGAGCATAATCAGCTTGTTGTTGAGCATTACACTCCGCAGGGATATACCACATATGATGGGGGATGGGTTGCTCGAATTGCAGCATTACTTGTGGGTGAGGATCCAACACAATCATATGCACTGATATGTGGCAACTGCCATATGCACAATG GGCTTGCTAGGAAGGAGGATTTTCCATACATTACATATTACTGCCCACATTGTCGTGCCCTGAACCAGCCAAAACAACTAGAGGAGCGTGTTTCTGGTTCTAGCTCCCCTGATTTGAGCACTTTGAGGAAAGGGACGGGGGGTAGCGCTGAACCCATCAGCAATGCTGGTGATTCTCCGAGTGATGATAGTGTACTTGCAAGCAACAGCCTTGATGGAGCTGGTTCTGAGATTGAGGAAGTAACAGAGACGATAGCATCAAGGGAGGTTACTAGTTAA
- the LOC118055704 gene encoding uncharacterized protein At2g24330 isoform X2, whose product MGRGDNKETAGIADSDSVKMTRRSGSGGFLSRLWKAVFRPHGDDFEKRLQHISKEEAAVLARINRRSRTRRKIIRHLIVFSVLFEVIAVGYAIMTTRSMDLNWKMRAFRVLPMFLLPALSSLAYSAFVSFTRMFDRRDQNTLERLRAERQAKIDELKEKTNYYTTQQLIQRYDPDPAAKAAAATVLASKLGADSGMKVYLGDESKPTTPTGKINDVEPVQGSGLRNRKQVHTRSSSAGSTLAQHSGEEMPRSEQSKGPLTSEHSQLVEHGNLQGYTAYDGGWVARIAALLVGEDPTQSYALICGNCHMHNGLARKEDFPYITYYCPHCRSLNQPKQLEERVSVSSSPDLSTLRKGTGGSAEPIINAGDSPSDDSILASNSRDGAGSEIVEVTETIASREVTS is encoded by the exons ATGGGCAGGGGGGACAATAAGGAGACAGCAGGCATAGCCGACAGCGATTCTGTTAAAATGACGCGGAGGAGCGGAAGTGGAGGCTTCCTATCCCGTCTTTGGAAGGCTGTCTTTAGACCGCATGGCGACGACTTCGAGAAGAGACTGCAACACATTTCTAAGGAAGAGGCTGCTGTTTTGGCTAGAATCAATCGGAGATCCCGTACTCGGAGGAAGATCATTCGCCATCTTATTGTTTTCTCTGTCCTTTTTGAG GTCATCGCAGTCGGCTATGCTATTATGACTACAAGATCAATGGATTTGAATTGGAAGATGAGAGCTTTTCGAGTCTTACCAATGTTTCTTCTGCCTGCTTTATCATCCCTTGCTTATTCTGCCTTTGTAAGCTTCACCAGGATGT TTGATCGCAGAGATCAAAACACTCTGGAGAGGCTTCGGGCTGAAAGGCAAGCAAAAATTGATGAACTTAAAGAGAAGACAAATTACTATACGACACAGCAGCTAATTCAg AGATATGATCCTGACCCAGCAGCTAAGGCAGCTGCTGCAACTGTCCTTGCATCTAAGCTGGGTGCGGATTCTGGCATGAAGGTTTATCTGGGAGATGAATCTAAGCCTACTACTCCTACAGGGAAGATTAATGACGTTGAGCCTGTACAAGGTAGTGGACTCAGAAATAGAAAGCAAGTGCACACAAGGTCCAGTAGTGCAGGGAGCACGCTGGCGCAGCATTCTGGTGAAGAAATGCCACGTTCTGAGCAAAGCAAAGGTCCTCTGACATCTGAGCATAGTCAGCTTGTTGAGCATGGCAATCTGCAGGGATATACTGCATATGATGGGGGATGGGTTGCTCGAATTGCGGCATTGCTTGTGGGTGAGGATCCAACACAATCATATGCACTGATATGTGGCAACTGCCATATGCACAATG GGCTTGCTAGGAAGGAGGATTTTCCATACATTACATATTACTGCCCACATTGTCGTTCCCTGAACCAGCCAAAACAACTAGAAGAGCGTGTTTCTGTTTCTAGCTCCCCTGATTTGAGCACTTTGAGGAAAGGGACGGGGGGTAGCGCTGAACCCATCATCAATGCTGGTGATTCTCCGAGTGATGATAGTATACTTGCAAGTAACAGCCGTGATGGAGCTGGTTCTGAGATTGTGGAAGTAACAGAGACGATAGCATCACGGGAGGTTACTAGTTAA
- the LOC118055708 gene encoding uncharacterized protein, with the protein MAVTMKQMALAVTVLGLISFVFGIVAENKKPAAGTPIPGKGVVICKYSSDPTVPLGFLSVGFLVATTVVGYLSLFYPYKGKSVPNSALFQSTSFSIFFNIAVFTAGLAAALILWPTIQEHSHLSHTVHHDPGYQCPTAKTGLLGGGALVSLDSALFWLVALMLADNAREDYFDETEKDVKGGHHDEVLEGDFDAPAHLKGTA; encoded by the exons ATGGCTGTTACAATGAAGCAGATGGCTCTCGCAGTCACGGTCCTTGGCCTcatctcttttgtttttggcaTTGTCGCTGAAAATAAGAAG ccTGCTGCTGGAACTCCAATACCTGGAAAAGGTGTTGTAATTTGCAAGTATTCATCCGATCCCACAGTTCCTTTGGGGTTCCTCTCAGTTGGATTTCTGGTAGCAACTACAGTCGTTGGTTATTTATCTCTCTTCTATCCTTATAAAGGAAAATCAGTCCCCAACTCTGCTTTGTTTCAGAGCACCAGTTtctccatcttcttcaacattgCTGT GTTTACGGCAGGATTGGCAGCAGCATTGATATTGTGGCCAACAATTCAAGAGCACTCTCACTTGAGTCACACCGTTCATCACGATCCTGGCTATCAATGCCCCACTGCCAAGACCGGTCTCCTTGGTGGCGGTGCTTTAGTTTCTCTCGATTCAGCCCTTTTCTGGTTAGTCGCACTCATGTTAGCAGACAATGCTCGGGAGGACTACTTTGATGAAACGGAGAAGGATGTCAAGGGGGGACATCATGACGAGGTGCTTGAGGGTGATTTTGATGCACCTGCACATCTCAAGGGCACTGCATAA